One stretch of Akkermansia sp. RCC_12PD DNA includes these proteins:
- the dgt gene encoding dGTP triphosphohydrolase has translation MSAPDALIIGNVPQKMNWEQLLSDARWGSSHQSTAAPQKHRSNYDRDYGRILFSSAFRRLQDKTQVFPLGRNDYVRTRLTHSLEVAHVGSSLGMLVGEWLSGKDSLPAHIIPSDLATIVSTACLAHDIGNPPFGHSGEDAIETALFRHGLSRPFEGNAQGFRILTRTGDPMEGKGLKLTAAVLGAFMKYPCTQSYSLKAKQKMLTPDNSLECKKFGIGSQEMEAAAFVAGSLGLIPRTEAEGNDLCWCRHPLAFLMEAADDICYRIADIEDGFFSRILRFDHVMELFHPFLTPSQREYAEDLAVRREEDSCVHYMRALAIGRSIRAVVEGFKAYEDRLLDGSMEKSLIDVSELAGPLDRLYKDAIRDVYQTQDVIQVEAMGYKVLGELIDFFMEWVDNPGSGQARKVAILLQGTLLPADEESREKRLIHMLDYISGMTDSFALETYRKLTGIH, from the coding sequence GTGTCCGCACCGGACGCCCTTATCATCGGCAACGTGCCGCAAAAGATGAATTGGGAACAGCTTCTGTCAGACGCCCGCTGGGGATCAAGCCACCAGAGTACGGCGGCTCCGCAAAAGCACCGCAGCAATTATGACCGGGATTACGGGCGCATCCTGTTTTCCAGCGCTTTCCGCCGCCTTCAGGATAAGACGCAGGTGTTTCCTCTGGGGCGCAACGATTATGTGCGCACCCGCCTTACCCACAGCCTGGAGGTGGCCCACGTCGGCTCTTCCCTGGGCATGCTGGTGGGAGAATGGCTCTCCGGAAAAGACTCGCTGCCGGCCCATATCATTCCTTCCGACCTGGCTACCATCGTTTCCACCGCCTGTCTGGCGCACGATATCGGGAATCCTCCGTTCGGCCATTCGGGGGAGGATGCCATTGAGACGGCCCTGTTCCGGCATGGATTATCGCGCCCGTTTGAAGGGAACGCACAGGGCTTCCGCATCCTGACCCGCACCGGAGACCCCATGGAGGGCAAGGGCCTGAAGCTGACGGCTGCCGTGCTGGGCGCTTTCATGAAGTATCCCTGTACACAGTCCTATTCCCTTAAAGCCAAACAGAAGATGCTTACTCCCGACAACAGTCTGGAATGCAAAAAGTTCGGCATAGGCAGCCAGGAAATGGAAGCCGCCGCATTTGTGGCGGGCAGCCTGGGCCTGATACCCCGGACGGAGGCGGAAGGAAACGACCTTTGCTGGTGCCGCCATCCCCTGGCTTTCCTGATGGAAGCCGCGGACGATATCTGCTACCGCATTGCGGATATTGAAGACGGCTTTTTCTCAAGAATCCTGAGGTTCGACCACGTCATGGAATTGTTCCATCCCTTCCTGACTCCCTCTCAAAGGGAGTATGCCGAAGATCTGGCAGTACGGAGGGAGGAGGATTCCTGCGTACATTACATGCGGGCGCTGGCGATCGGCAGAAGTATCCGCGCCGTAGTAGAGGGCTTCAAGGCCTATGAAGACCGCCTTCTGGACGGGAGCATGGAAAAGTCCCTCATTGACGTTTCCGAACTGGCCGGACCTCTGGACCGTCTTTACAAAGATGCCATACGCGACGTTTACCAGACGCAGGACGTCATTCAGGTGGAGGCCATGGGCTACAAGGTGCTGGGAGAATTGATCGACTTTTTCATGGAATGGGTGGACAACCCCGGTTCCGGACAAGCCAGAAAGGTAGCCATCCTTTTGCAGGGAACCCTTTTGCCTGCGGATGAAGAGTCACGGGAAAAACGCCTGATCCATATGCTGGATTACATTTCCGGCATGACGGATTCCTTCGCACTGGAAACATACAGGAAATTGACTGGCATCCACTGA
- a CDS encoding PDZ domain-containing protein has translation MKTCTFLTLGLLISTGSGFSIDRPAGNTAALQPPSLTPYPSRPAPLPASRPVRLGIVPGTVPQALVAQLELSGFPGVLVTKVIPDSLAAKAGLQENDVVVKLGDMSLSGPRSVTEALADKAPGDKITAVLYRKGKRETADLTLDAGTLSAEEILAAQGDPRSHPRTSPGGFSPRPTLPQGLLGTQPDAFDRMQQIMDEFLKNSVMDDPGMDDVFSRMNLTPGSAQVLRSLQNLQKMPMPSMGNLPGGVSGSSSVRMTDNNGTIIISSNSQTGTSVHVTDPSGKVLYSGPYNTQQEKDAVPEAVRERLKNIETNFCF, from the coding sequence ATGAAAACCTGTACCTTTCTGACATTGGGGCTGTTGATAAGTACGGGTTCCGGTTTCTCTATTGACCGGCCCGCTGGAAATACTGCCGCTCTTCAGCCTCCCTCTCTTACTCCTTATCCTTCCCGGCCTGCTCCTCTGCCTGCGTCCCGGCCCGTGAGGCTGGGCATTGTGCCCGGCACGGTTCCGCAGGCGCTTGTGGCCCAGCTGGAGCTCAGCGGATTTCCCGGCGTGCTGGTGACCAAGGTTATTCCGGACAGTCTGGCGGCCAAGGCTGGCTTGCAGGAAAACGACGTCGTTGTCAAGCTGGGGGACATGTCCTTGTCCGGCCCCCGTTCCGTGACGGAAGCTTTGGCGGACAAGGCGCCGGGAGACAAAATAACTGCAGTGCTTTACCGCAAGGGCAAAAGAGAAACGGCAGACCTGACTCTGGATGCCGGAACGCTTTCCGCCGAGGAAATTCTTGCGGCCCAGGGTGATCCTCGTTCGCATCCCCGTACGTCTCCCGGTGGATTTTCCCCTCGTCCCACCCTGCCTCAGGGGCTGCTCGGAACGCAGCCGGATGCCTTTGACCGGATGCAGCAGATCATGGATGAATTCCTGAAAAATTCCGTGATGGATGATCCCGGAATGGATGACGTCTTTAGCAGGATGAACCTGACTCCTGGGTCGGCCCAGGTGCTCAGAAGCCTTCAAAATCTGCAGAAGATGCCCATGCCCTCCATGGGGAACCTTCCGGGGGGAGTCTCTGGCTCTTCATCCGTCCGCATGACGGACAACAACGGCACGATTATTATTTCCTCCAACTCTCAGACCGGGACCTCCGTCCATGTAACGGACCCCTCCGGAAAGGTACTTTATTCCGGCCCCTACAACACCCAGCAGGAAAAGGACGCCGTGCCTGAAGCTGTTCGGGAGCGGTTGAAAAACATAGAAACCAACTTCTGCTTTTAA
- a CDS encoding sigma-70 family RNA polymerase sigma factor, whose product MSAQAMEQEMNEDADHLLSWDEWLRRHVSQLLLFARQQSRSPEDAEDILQDALVRLARKEAAGEFVGGQEAWLSYVFASIRRLAVDYGRKADRRQRREDEACSADPAQDACTDPWFSSSAADEELKQFMEMQLKKLPSKFSEVIVLKIWGEQTFLQIAETLEISQNTVASRYRYGIDMLRKALRNRKEEI is encoded by the coding sequence ATGGAACAGGAAATGAATGAGGATGCCGATCATCTGCTGAGCTGGGATGAATGGCTGCGCCGCCATGTGTCCCAGCTTCTCCTGTTCGCACGCCAGCAATCCCGTTCCCCGGAGGATGCGGAGGACATTCTCCAGGATGCCCTGGTCCGCCTGGCGCGCAAGGAAGCCGCAGGAGAATTCGTGGGCGGCCAGGAAGCGTGGCTCTCCTATGTCTTTGCCTCCATCCGCCGCCTGGCCGTGGACTATGGCCGCAAGGCGGACCGCCGCCAGAGGCGCGAGGACGAGGCGTGCAGCGCCGATCCGGCGCAGGATGCGTGTACGGACCCCTGGTTTTCCAGCTCTGCTGCGGATGAGGAGCTCAAGCAATTCATGGAGATGCAGCTCAAAAAGCTCCCTTCCAAATTTTCCGAAGTCATTGTGCTGAAAATATGGGGTGAACAGACCTTCCTGCAAATAGCGGAGACGCTGGAAATATCCCAGAACACGGTGGCAAGCCGCTACCGCTACGGCATTGACATGCTCCGGAAAGCGTTGAGAAACAGAAAAGAAGAAATTTGA